DNA sequence from the bacterium genome:
GACAGACACCGTGGTGACGCCCGCGCGGCGCTCTGCCGGACCCGCGCCGGCCTGTTGAAGCCACGTCAGCATCTTCCGGACATGCTCGTTGCCGCGCTCGACCGCGACCTGGTTCCAGCGGAGCAACTCGCCGTGGTCGGCGTACAGTGTCGCCGTCATCGCCATCTCGATGGCCTCGTCATCCACGGGGATGAGCGCCTGCATGAATGCGACGTCGAACGCATCCCCGTTCAGGCTGGACAGCCTCGCCACCGTCGGGTCCGCAGTCCCCGTCGATGGGGCAGCCGCGGAGGTCAGTGACACAGCCGTGAGGACCCATCCAATCACAAGCGCGATCCGCATCGTCCACCACTCCCCAAGGGTATTCGACATCGATCGCTGTACGCGATCTCTT
Encoded proteins:
- a CDS encoding DUF305 domain-containing protein encodes the protein MRIALVIGWVLTAVSLTSAAAPSTGTADPTVARLSSLNGDAFDVAFMQALIPVDDEAIEMAMTATLYADHGELLRWNQVAVERGNEHVRKMLTWLQQAGAGPAERRAGVTTVSVKKLRSLRGAALERAYLPLMAAQLDKTVALTRLAAERARRPELREFAKDAVRVESQDSAMLRGWIKQWY